The Platichthys flesus chromosome 18, fPlaFle2.1, whole genome shotgun sequence genome includes a window with the following:
- the LOC133973916 gene encoding phospholipase B1, membrane-associated-like: MFFSTSASYSIGGYGSFKDVITLANILKLFNPNLVGAAPGKTVHGMQAHISETGFNLAVTGHNTFNLPSQTRHLIDTLRGYEGLNFEKDWKLVTILMGMNDICDYCKDKALFSADNFIHYMTVSLEMLMNEVPRMIVNVAQILPMQTLREVQKPTPGCLLQRSFCSCLIEPVAGSQELRELVEVNLEFQKKLEALLHSDRFFRDNFAVVHQPFLKHADPPRLPSGKIDMTFFTHDCFHFTIKGHEELAKGLWNNMFQPEGGKMIVNSFSDPITLNCPPMDHPYIFTRPITARSDQPPLQADAPSKAAILLLSLLVGRLCLV; the protein is encoded by the exons ATGTTCTTCTCCACTTCTGCCTCCTACAGTATCGGAGGCTACGGCTCTTTTAAGGATGTCATCACGTTGGCAA ACATCCTCAAGCTGTTCAATCCCAACCTGGTCGGAGCAGCTCCCGGCAAGACGGTCCACGGGATGCAGGCTCACATCAGTGAAACGGGCTTCAACCTGGCTGTGACCGGACACAACACTTT CAACCTCCCCAGCCAGACAAGACATTTGATTGACACACTGAGAGGATATGAG GGTCTGAACTTCGAGAAGGACTGGAAGCTTGTGACCATTCTCATGGGCATGAATGACATCTGTGATTATTGCAAAGATAag GCTCTTTTCTCGGCGGATAACTTCATTCACTATATGACCGTCTCCTTGGAAATGCTGATGAATGAG GTTCCTCGTATGATCGTCAACGTGGCTCAGATCCTGCCCATGCAAACTCTGAGGGAGGTTCAGAAGCCCACGCCGGGGTGTCTGCTCCAACG GTCGTTCTGTTCGTGCCTGATAGAGCCAGTAGCCGGGTCTCAGGAACTACGGGAGCTGGTGGAGGTCAATCTGGAGTTCCAG AAAAAACTGGAGGCTCTGCTGCACAGCGACCGCTTCTTCAGGGACAACTTTGCTGTCGTCCATCAGCCTTTCCTCAAACACGCTGACCCTCCGCGCCTCCCG AGCGGGAAGATCGACATGACCTTCTTCACTCACGATTGCTTCCACTTCACCATCAAGGGACACGAGGAGCTGGCCAAGGGACTTTGGAACAACATG TTTCAGCCGGAGGGAGGAAAGATGATTGTGAACAGTTTCTCTGACCCCATCACGCTCAACTGTCCACCGATG GATCACCCGTACATCTTCACTCGCCCCATCACAGCCAGGTCAGACCAGCCTCCTCTTCAGGCCGACGCTCCATCAAAAGCAGCCATCTTGCTGCTCTCGCTTCTTGTGGGACGTCTCTGTCTCGTGTAG
- the sel1l gene encoding protein sel-1 homolog 1 — translation MGSKRCFKTTRGLCFLTVVLIVFVRGITSDEEQHENDGPELKSYHDPDNEDEDVRLASVIVAGASVTSGHEVSQQEEEKESPADGLEGEEKEDLPEAPPPAEEKPKEVPVVNGGTAHGEPCVFPFLFQRKEYMDCTTDGRGDGRLWCATIYDYDQEKKWGFCETEEQAQQRMQEEETEELYQTVLRMLNSTTRKTQKKELYEKLSKVAEKGHQKAMEKVAYAMLFGDYINQNVSKAKEMFEKLAVEGSPKAQMALGFLYAAGLGLNSSQAKALVYYTFGALGGNLVAHMILGYRYWGGVGVPQSCESALTHYKLVANQVASDVSLTGGSAVQRIRLLDEVENPGSTSGMLEEDLIQYYQFLAEKGDVQAQVGLGQLHLHGGRGVEQNHQRAYDYFNQAANAGNTHAMAFLGKMYSEGSEYLPQNNETALQYFKKASDLGNPVGQSGLGMAYLYGRGVQVNYELALKYFQKAAEQGWVDGQLQLGTMYYNGIGVKRDYKQALKFFNLASQAGHILAFYNLAQMHATGTGVMRSCHTAVELFKNVCERGRWSERLMTAYGSFKEGESDAALVQYLLLAEQGYEVAQSNVAFILDQKGIRIFTENETYPRALLHWTRAAAQGYTVARIKLGDYHFYGFGTDVDYETAVIHYRLASEQQHSAQAMFNLGYMHEKGLGIKQDIHLAKRFYDMAAEASPDAQVPVFLALCKLGLTYTLQYLQDFNLKELASQLDLDQILGPEWDLYLMTVIALLLGTVIAYRQRQHQIIVLPRPPAPAPTPAPVPPPRPAQEQPQAQDDSQGQEETQGQGPVQDEEEEEQL, via the exons atgggGTCGAAAAGGTGTTTTAAGACGACGAGAGGACTTTGCTTTTTGACCGTTGTGCTGATAGTCTTCGTCAGAGGAATAACATCAG ATGAGGAGCAACATGAAAATGACGGCCCAGAGCTGAAG tcttatcATGACCCAGACAATGAAGACGAGGACGTCCGTCTGGCATCTGTCATCGTGGCCGGTGCCTCTGTGACCTCCGGTCATGAAGTGTcccaacaggaggaggagaaggagtcgCCTGCAGATGGActggaaggagaagagaaggaggaccTGCCTGAGGcgcctcctccagctgaggaGAAACCCAAAGAGG ttccTGTGGTGAATGGAGGTACAGCCCATGGAGAACCCTGTGTCTTCCCATTCCTCTTCCAGCGGAAAGAGTATATGGACTGTACCACTGATGGACGGGGGGATGGACGGTTGTGGTGTGCCACAATCTACGACTATGACCAGGAGAAGAAGTGGGGATTTTGTGAGA CTGAGGAGCAGGCACAGCAGAgaatgcaggaggaggaaactgaGGAGCTGTATCAGACCGTCCTGCGCATGCTCAATTCCACcaccagaaaaacacagaaaaaaga GTTGTATGAAAAGCTGTCGAAAGTAGCAGAGAAGGGACACCAGAAAGCCATGGAGAAGGTGGCGTACGCCATGCTGTTTGGAGACTACATAAACCAGAATGTCTCCAAGGCCAAAGAAATGTTTGAGAAGCTTGCTGTGGAAGGCTCACCTAAAGCTCAGATG GCTCTTGGTTTTCTATAtgctgcaggacttggacttaaCTCGAGTCAAGctaag GCCTTGGTTTACTACACCTTTGGTGCACTCGGTGGAAACTTGGTAGCTCATATGATTCTG GGATACAGATACTGGGGAGGTGTGGGTGTTCCCCAGAGCTGTGAGTCAGCACTTACACACTACAAGCTTGTGGCAAATCAGG TGGCCAGTGACGTGTCCCTGACAGGGGGATCAGCTGTGCAAAGGATTAGGCTCTTGGATGAGGTGGAGAACCCGGGCTCCACCAGTGGGATGTTGGAGGAAGACCTGATCCAGTACTACCAGTTTCTAGCTGAGAAAGGAGACGTACAAGCTCAG gtAGGACTGGGTCAGCTTCATCTGCACGGAGGACGTGGAGTTGAACAAAATCACCAg AGGGCGTACGACTACTTCAACCAGGCTGCTAATGCAGGGAACACACATGCTATGGCTTTCCTGGGAAAG ATGTACTCGGAGGGCAGCGAGTATCTGCCTCAGAACAACGAGACGGCACTGCAGTACTTCAAGAAGGCTTCAGACCTG ggtAATCCAGTGGGACAGAGCGGCCTGGGCATGGCCTATCTATATGGAAGAGGTGTCCAAGTG aACTATGAGCTGGCGCTGAAGTACTTCCAGAAGGCAGCAGAACAGGGTTGGGTTGATGGACAACTCCAGTTGGGCACCATGTATTACA ACGGCATCGGTGTGAAGCGCGATTACAAACAGGCTCTCAAGTTCTTCAACTTGGCCTCGCAGGCAGGCCACATCCTGGCCTTCTACAATTTGGCCCAGATGCACGCAACTGGCACAGGTGTGATGCGCTCCTGCCACACTGCTGTGGAG CTTTTCAAGAACGTGTGTGAGCGCGGCCGCTGGTCAGAGCGTCTGATGACGGCCTACGGCAGCTTCAAGGAGGGCGAGTCGGATGCAGCGCTGGTGCAGTATCTGCTGCTGGCTGAGCAGGGCTATGAGGTGGCCCAGAGCAACGTGGCCTTCATTCTGGATCAGA AAGGGATACGGATCTTCACTGAGAACGAGACCTACCCTCGGGCTTTGCTCCACTGGACAAGAGCTGCAGCACAAG GTTACACTGTGGCCAGGATCAAACTCGGGGACTATCACTTCTATGGCTTCGGGACGGATGTGGACTATGAGACGGCTGTCATCCACTACAGACTGGCGtccgagcagcagcacagcgcACAGGCCATGTTCAACCTGGGCTACATGCACGAGAAAGGCCTGGGCATCAAACAG gacattcaTTTAGCCAAGCGGTTCTACGACATGGCCGCTGAAGCCAGTCCTGATGCCCAGGTCCCAGTCTTCCTGGCTCTGTGCAAGCTGGGTCTGACTTACACACTTCAGTACCTGCAGGATTTTAAC CTGAAGGAGCTGGCTTCTCAGCTGGACCTGGACCAGATTCTGGGCCCTGAGTGGGACCTCTACCTTATGACCGTCATCGCCCTGCTCCTGGGCACAGTCATCGCCTACCGACAGCGCCAACACCAAATCATAGTGCTGCCTCGTCCACCTGCCCCTGCCCCTACCCCCGCCCCGGTGCCCCCTCCCAGGCCAGCTCAGGAGCAGCCACAAGCCCAGGACGACTCCCAGGGTCAGGAAGAAACACAAGGCCAGGGTCCGGtccaggatgaagaggaggaggagcagctgtga